GACGCTGTGGATCCGGGAGTCCTCCTGGTAGACGTCGTACGAGGTGACGCCCACGTCGTCCGTGGAGGCGCCCCAGGTCAGCGTGGCCGTACGCCCGTCCTTCCCGGCGGTGCCGCGCACCTTCACCGGGGCGGTGGGCGGTTTCTCGTCGGCGGGAGCGGGCTCCGGGGTGGTGACGGAGACGGCGGCGCTGCGGGCGGAGAGGTTGCCGGCGGCGTCCCGGGCGCGGACGGTGAAGGTGTAGGCGGTGGAGGCGGTCAGCCCCTCGACGTCGATCATCCGCTTGGTGGCGGGGACGGACACGGCCTTCTCGCCCTCGCGGTAGACCTCGTAGCCGGTGACCGCCTCGTTGTCGGTGGCGTGCTCCCACATGACGTGGACGGTGGTGGCGCTGCTCGCCTGCGCGGTCACGTCCCTGGGCACCGTCGGCTTCTCCGTGTCGGCCGGCTCGGAGGTCTGGCAGGCGGTGAGCGAGGCGAGCAGCAGGGCCGTGGAACAGGCCAACGCGGTGCGCAGGGGGGAGCGTTGCATGGGGGGCCTTCCCTCGGACAGCAATGGTCCAGACCTATATGCCATGCAGGGGGCGGCGCCGACAAGGGGGTGGACCGGAACGTTCCGCAATGTCCGGCGGGGCCGGGGCCCTCCGGGGCGGACCTGGGAGCCCGCCCCGGAGGAGAACCGCGTCAGCAGGTCCGCGTGTTGTAACCGGCCGTCTCGATACCGCCGTTGGCCGAAGCGAACTCCCAGTTGCCGCCCGCGTCCGCGCGCCGGACCATGAAGGTCCAGTTCTTGCCGTGGTACCCGCCGTACCGCTTCCCTCCGCTCACTCCGTCGAAGGAGATCTTCTTGCCCGCCTTGCCCCAGGTGAGCTTGCCGGCCGAACCGTCGGCGGCCAGCCCCCGGTCCCGCTGCCAGGCCACCGTGGCGGCGCGGGTCTGCGGGCCGAACGCCCCGTCGGCACCGGAGCGGGGCAGGTAGCCGTCCGCCCACAGGATGGTCTGCCACAGGCAGGTGGCGTTGGAGAGGCGGTTGGTGGTGGTGTTGACGGCGCCCTCGTCGTTCAGGTCGTCCAGCATCGTGCCGGTCCCGTAGACGTAGGCCCGGCCGTTGTAGGAGTTGCTGGCCGCCGCGGGGGTGGCGGCCGTGGCCGCGATACCCAGGGCCAGTGTCGCGGCAGCAAAGGGAACAGCGGCTCTGCGCAGCGGACGGAACCGGCTGACGGTTGAGTACATGAAGGGTCCTCCCTGAGAAAAAGGTTTGCTGGTGCGATCGCTGAATGGACGGTACGAGCCGATCGCGCCGTCAGTGAACGGCCCGGGCCTTCTTGTTACCGGGTGATCGGCTGACGCGGACGTTCCGGGGACACGGCCACAACTCCGCGACAGACCGGGCCGGTCGGCGGCTGGAACGGGCCGGGCGGGCACCGGTGCGGGCGGTGCGGCCGCCGGTGCGGCGGGGGCGCCGCCGGTGCGGGCGGGGCGGCCGGTGCGGGCGGAGCTTGCCGGTCCTGGCACGCTGGGCGGGTGAAGCCCAGATGTCTCGTTCTCGCCGGTGCCCTGGCACTCGTCCTGTCCGGCTGCTCCCCGTCCTCCTCCGGTGCGCCCGAGAAGAACCTCGACGACCCCGCGAAGAAGGACATCGCCATGCGGCTGGTGTCCAGCGCGGAGAACTCGACCCTGGACTGGGAGGCGCAGTACGGCTACATCGAGGACATCGGCGACGGCCGGGGCTACACCGCCGGCATCATCGGCTTCTGCTCCGGCACGGGTGATCTGCTGGAGGTCGTCACGCGCTACACCGAGGCCCGGCCCGGCAACGCGCTGGAGCGCTTCCTCCCCGCGCTGCGCGGGGTGCTGGGCACCGACTCGCACGAGGGGCTCGGTGACGCCTTCACCGGCGCGTGGGCAAAGGCCGCGTCCGATCCGGTCTTCCGCCGGGCCCAGGACGAGGAACGCGACCACGCCTACTTCGGGCCGGCTCTCGTCCGCGCCCTCGACGACGGGCTCAGCGCGCTCGGCCAGTTCATCTACTACGACGCGTACGTGATGCACGGGTACGCCGACGCCAAGGGCACGGTCGGCTTCCGCACCATCAGGGCCGGGGCCGTCGAAGCGGCCGCCCCGCCGTCCAGGGGCGGCGACGAGGAGGAGTACCTGAACGCCTTCCTCGACGCACGGGTGGAGGCCATACGCCGTGAGCCCTCCCACAGCGACACCAGCCGGGTGGAGACGGCCCAGCGGGTCTTCGTCCGCGAGGGCAGGCTCCAGCTGGAGACCCCGCTGGCGTGGAAGGTGTACGGCGAGAGCTTCCGCATCGACGAGGAGTGAACCCCGGCACCGGTCCGCTCCCTGCGCCCGGCCCCGCCGGCGCGCGGCGCGCCCGGGCGTCGAGGGGGCCGCATACTTTGCCGTCAGGGCCGGGCAGAATCCCCGCAGAACAACGGAACAGCAGATTCCATTCGGAGGCCCGATGCGTCATTCCCCTCCGTGTGCCGTACGCCGTGACCGGCCGGCCCGCCCCCTCGTCCGCTCCCTCATCTCTTCCCTCGCCTGCGCCGGACTCGCGCTGACGGCCCTCGGGCCGGCGCCCGTCGCGGCGGCGGTGACCACCCGTACCGGGGCTTCCGTCCCGGCCGCACACCTGGAGGCAGCCGCGATCACGCTCGAGGACCCCGTGAAGAAGGAGATCGCCATGCGGCTGGTCTCCAGTGCCGAGAACTCGACCCTGGACTGGGAGGCGCAGTACGGCTACATCGAGGACATCGGAGACGGCCGGGGCTACACCGCCGGCATCATCGGCTTCTGCTCCGGCACCGGCGACATGCTCGACCTGGTGGAGCTGTACACCGCCCGCGCCCCGCGCAACGTCCTGGCGGGGTATCTGCCCGCCCTGCGCGCGGTGGACGGCACCGACTCGCACGAGGGGCTCGATCCCGGCTTCACCGGGGACTGGGCCGAGGCCGCGACCGATCCGGTGTTCCGGCGGGCGCAGGACGACGAGCGTGACCGGGTGTACTTCGGCCCGGCCGTACGCCAGGCCGTGAACGACGGGCTGGGCGTGCTCGGCCAGTTCATCTACTACGACGCGCTGGTCATGCACGGCGGCGGCAGCGACCCCACCAGTTTCGGGGCGATCCGCCGCACCGCCCTGGAACACGCCAGGTCCCCCTCCCGGGGCGGTGGCGAGACCGCCTACCTCGACGCGTTCCTGGACGCCCGGGTGTGGGCGATGCGGCAGGAGGAGGCCCACTCGGACACCAGCCGGGTGGACACCGCCCAGCGGGTCTTCCTCCGTGAGGGCAATCTGGACCTGGACCCGCCGCTGGTCTGGCAGGTGTACGGCGACAGCTACCGCATCGGCTGACACCGCCAGAACGCCGTGTGCGCGTACGGGGGTTCCGGGGCCCCCGGAGGTTCCGTACGCGCACCGGCCGGCGGCAGCGGCGGCCGTCAGGGGGTGACGGGCAGCGCCATGGGGTCCTTGGGCTGTCCGTTCCCCGCCGGCGCCGGGGGCGTCGCCCCGGGGTCCTCGTCCGGTTTCCGGCCGAGGTGGTTGAAGGCCAGGTTGAGCAGGATCGCCACCACGCATCCCGTGGAGATGCCCGAGTCCAGGACGACGAGCAGGTCCTCGGGGAAGGCGTGGTAGAAGCCGGGCGCGGCGATCGGTATGAGGCCGACGCCGAGCGCGGCGGCGACGATCAGCGCGTTCTCGCCCTTCTCCAGGGCGGCGGTGGCCAGGGTCTGGACGCCGCTGGCGGCGACCGAACCGAACAGGACGATGCCGGCGCCGCCGAGCACCGGCAGCGGGACGAGGGCGATGACCGAGGCCGCGACGGGGACGAGGCCGAGCACCACGAGGATCGCTCCGCCCGCCGCGACGACGAAGCGGCTGCGGACCTTGGTCATCGCGACCAGGCCGATGTTCTGGGCGAAGGCGCTGCACATGAAGCCGTTGAACAGCGGACTCAGCGCGCTGCCCAGGGTGTCGGCGCGCAGTCCGCCCTCGATGGTCCGCTCGTCGGCGGGGCGGCCGACGATCTTGCCGAGGGCCAGCATGTCCGCGGTGGACTCGGTCATGCAGACCAGCATCACGATGCACATGGAGATGATGGCGGCTGCCTCGAACTGCGGTGCGCCGAAGTGGAAGGGGGCCGGGAAGCCGATCAGGTCCGCGTCCCCGAGCGCTCCGAAGTCGGTGATGCCGACGGGTATCGCGATGAGGGTGCCGATGACCAGGCCGAGCAGGATGGCGATCTGCTGGAGGAAGCCGCGCAGCAGTTTGCGCAGGGCGAGCACGATCACGAGGGTGACGGCGGCCATCGTGATGTCGGTGGTGGAGCCGTAGTCGTCGGCCGCGGCGTTGCCGCCCTGCGCCCAGTTGAAGGCGACCGGCAGCAGGGAGACCCCGATGAGGGTGATGACGGTGCCGGTGACCACCGGCGGGAAGAAGCGTACGAGTTTGCAGAAGTAGGGGGCGAGGACGAAGCCGAGGACGCCGGCGACGATGATCGCGCCGAAGATGACGGCGATCCCGTCGTGCCCGCGGTCCTTGCCGATGGCGACCATCGGGGTGACACCGGCGAAGGAGACACCGTTGACGAACGGCAGCCGTGCGCCGATGCGCCAGAAGCCGAGCGTCTGCAGGAGGGTGGCGATGCCCGCGGTGAACAGGCTCGCCCCCATCAGGAAGGCGGTCTCCTTCGCGCTCAGGCCCACGGCGGGCCCGACGATCATCGGCGGGGCGACCACCCCGGCGTACATGGCGGCGACGTGCTGGAGGCCGCTGGTGAACATCCTCAGGGGCGGGAGCGTCTCGTCGACCGGATGTGTACCTTCCGGTACCGGCCCGGGTGGTGGGCCCGGCTCCGCTGCCGGTCCGGTTGCTGCGATTGCGTCCTTGC
This DNA window, taken from Streptomyces nitrosporeus, encodes the following:
- a CDS encoding fibronectin type III domain-containing protein, which translates into the protein MQRSPLRTALACSTALLLASLTACQTSEPADTEKPTVPRDVTAQASSATTVHVMWEHATDNEAVTGYEVYREGEKAVSVPATKRMIDVEGLTASTAYTFTVRARDAAGNLSARSAAVSVTTPEPAPADEKPPTAPVKVRGTAGKDGRTATLTWGASTDDVGVTSYDVYQEDSRIHSVAATATKAELTGLRPGTVYTFTVRARDASDRSSPDSEPLDLTTPSAPGAPASTAPTGLRTKTAAEGGEYVVDLSWDQPDTGGTIPAYQLYLDGELTTTIVWGGTPPAGRATYRLTLTDPPGTRYSLKLRPKLPDGTWGDFSAQRTVVLPG
- a CDS encoding peptidoglycan-binding domain-containing protein; translation: MYSTVSRFRPLRRAAVPFAAATLALGIAATAATPAAASNSYNGRAYVYGTGTMLDDLNDEGAVNTTTNRLSNATCLWQTILWADGYLPRSGADGAFGPQTRAATVAWQRDRGLAADGSAGKLTWGKAGKKISFDGVSGGKRYGGYHGKNWTFMVRRADAGGNWEFASANGGIETAGYNTRTC
- a CDS encoding chitosanase, which gives rise to MKPRCLVLAGALALVLSGCSPSSSGAPEKNLDDPAKKDIAMRLVSSAENSTLDWEAQYGYIEDIGDGRGYTAGIIGFCSGTGDLLEVVTRYTEARPGNALERFLPALRGVLGTDSHEGLGDAFTGAWAKAASDPVFRRAQDEERDHAYFGPALVRALDDGLSALGQFIYYDAYVMHGYADAKGTVGFRTIRAGAVEAAAPPSRGGDEEEYLNAFLDARVEAIRREPSHSDTSRVETAQRVFVREGRLQLETPLAWKVYGESFRIDEE
- a CDS encoding chitosanase, encoding MRHSPPCAVRRDRPARPLVRSLISSLACAGLALTALGPAPVAAAVTTRTGASVPAAHLEAAAITLEDPVKKEIAMRLVSSAENSTLDWEAQYGYIEDIGDGRGYTAGIIGFCSGTGDMLDLVELYTARAPRNVLAGYLPALRAVDGTDSHEGLDPGFTGDWAEAATDPVFRRAQDDERDRVYFGPAVRQAVNDGLGVLGQFIYYDALVMHGGGSDPTSFGAIRRTALEHARSPSRGGGETAYLDAFLDARVWAMRQEEAHSDTSRVDTAQRVFLREGNLDLDPPLVWQVYGDSYRIG
- a CDS encoding nucleobase:cation symporter-2 family protein, which translates into the protein MAATPRFRKDAIAATGPAAEPGPPPGPVPEGTHPVDETLPPLRMFTSGLQHVAAMYAGVVAPPMIVGPAVGLSAKETAFLMGASLFTAGIATLLQTLGFWRIGARLPFVNGVSFAGVTPMVAIGKDRGHDGIAVIFGAIIVAGVLGFVLAPYFCKLVRFFPPVVTGTVITLIGVSLLPVAFNWAQGGNAAADDYGSTTDITMAAVTLVIVLALRKLLRGFLQQIAILLGLVIGTLIAIPVGITDFGALGDADLIGFPAPFHFGAPQFEAAAIISMCIVMLVCMTESTADMLALGKIVGRPADERTIEGGLRADTLGSALSPLFNGFMCSAFAQNIGLVAMTKVRSRFVVAAGGAILVVLGLVPVAASVIALVPLPVLGGAGIVLFGSVAASGVQTLATAALEKGENALIVAAALGVGLIPIAAPGFYHAFPEDLLVVLDSGISTGCVVAILLNLAFNHLGRKPDEDPGATPPAPAGNGQPKDPMALPVTP